The nucleotide sequence CAAGGCCGTAGACAAGGACAGCTTATACTACATCTGTGACACGACCTTGACTTGGCGCAAGATGACGTTCGTCGACTACAACGGCCGCTGCGACAGCACCAAATACGGAAAGATTGCCACCTACGCAAAGGATACCAGCATATGCCGTTACAGTCAATCGTCAAGACGAGACCAGTGGGAAGCCCTCGATTCACTGGATCTGGATTCTGGTCTATGCACCAAGGAACGTTTCAACGAAATAATTAAGATTACTGAAACATGGGTTACAGCCAAATTTGACCACTATTATCGGTGCTTGGCCTATCGATGGAACAAGATTGACAAACCTGAGGATGCCTTCGGCGCATGCAACAGCTCCATCAAAGACACCATCTACTCCCTGGATAATTATTCGTATACGTGCCGAAACAACGAATGGCGAGCAATCAATTCGAACGAAAGTAAATATGGCTTATGCACGGCCAAGAAACAGGATTCCGTCATTACCATTACAAAAACAAACCATATCATCTGCGACAAGGGCGAATGGCGCGCCGCTAATCCTGACGAAGTGGAAGGACCTTGCACCAGTGCCAACCAAGACGTTGTTTACACAAACGACACTAACGTATATGCCTGCAATTCCAAGGCGTGGATTAAGCTTTCTACCCCGCCCTACAACCTCGCCTACTGCCTGAACAAGAACGAGGGCGGAAAATACAAAGTCACCAACCCGAAAACATACCTGATTTGCCACGATTACAGTTGGCAGGTCATTGATTCGCTGACCTATTACTACGGAGTCTGCAACGCAAACTCTCTCGGAGAAAAAATCTCGCTCAACAAGGATTCCCTAGATTACGCCTGTAAACTGGTCAACGGGAAATACACTTGGCAACAATTGACGGTCGAAGAACAATTCAATCTTACCTGCACATCCGCGGTCCAGGACAGTATTATTCTGTCATACGTATGCGACAAGGGAACCTGGCGCGAGTTGGACAATCTGGAATCGGCTCTCGGACTATGCCGAAACAAGGATATCGGCGTCTTTGGTTCCACTCCGGGCAACTACAACTATATCTGCGCTGAAAATGGCTGGAAATACCTTTCTACAGGAAAGGTTAACGTAAGCGAATGCAATTCTGCAAAAGAAGGATACATTACAAAGATCATCGATGCCGAATACATGTGCACCGACGGTCGTTGGAGAGCTGACAAGGAATTTATCAAGACGAACTGTCAAAGCCCAGAAGCGGGTTTCATATTCTACGCCTACAAACGTTTCTACCAATGCCAAGATGACAATTATACTCCAGTAATGATTGGCGGCATCGTAAGTGAATCGGGCCCCTGCAACGAAGCAAAGCAAGGCTCTGTTACCACCTATAAAGATACCACCTACGTCTGCAACAACACTCAATGGCAAAAGGGTACTCTCAGTAAGATATTCTCTTTGAGTCCATGCAAAGACCTCACGTTACACAACCAGAAGTACACCTGCTCTGGCGGAAAATGGACCC is from uncultured Fibrobacter sp. and encodes:
- a CDS encoding FISUMP domain-containing protein — protein: ISIYDSTNSVKTIADLDSCKDGEKKTVLTDTSLYRCVNGKWLKELKSIPECSDKNEYETFYKNAPYVCISGEWREMDSFETQFGVCDKKYVGNKAVDKDSLYYICDTTLTWRKMTFVDYNGRCDSTKYGKIATYAKDTSICRYSQSSRRDQWEALDSLDLDSGLCTKERFNEIIKITETWVTAKFDHYYRCLAYRWNKIDKPEDAFGACNSSIKDTIYSLDNYSYTCRNNEWRAINSNESKYGLCTAKKQDSVITITKTNHIICDKGEWRAANPDEVEGPCTSANQDVVYTNDTNVYACNSKAWIKLSTPPYNLAYCLNKNEGGKYKVTNPKTYLICHDYSWQVIDSLTYYYGVCNANSLGEKISLNKDSLDYACKLVNGKYTWQQLTVEEQFNLTCTSAVQDSIILSYVCDKGTWRELDNLESALGLCRNKDIGVFGSTPGNYNYICAENGWKYLSTGKVNVSECNSAKEGYITKIIDAEYMCTDGRWRADKEFIKTNCQSPEAGFIFYAYKRFYQCQDDNYTPVMIGGIVSESGPCNEAKQGSVTTYKDTTYVCNNTQWQKGTLSKIFSLSPCKDLTLHNQKYTCSGGKWTPTYGTMTDSRNNKTYKTIKIDNITWMAANLDYETTNSWCPQNSSDQCKSYGRLYTWNNTKNVCPTGWRVPSILDYWKASTHYLRPNIWSIDGWQDYTSADNAVPGLEIPAAGVRYPDGKMDYVHRFGGIWLSDEATTDSAYYDGRSGISVHDDVLYGSTKRFPDLKPEGATSTLAPTASAQLKTFGFSIRCVKED